One Streptomyces sp. R28 DNA window includes the following coding sequences:
- a CDS encoding MFS transporter: MSDAPTRPAEAAGGAAPPRSNGVVAVLAFAGIVVSLMQTLVIPIVPELPRLLDAPASDTAWAVTATLLAAAVATPVMGRLGDMYGKRRMLLVSVVLLVSGSVVCALSDALVPMIVGRVLQGLASGVIPLGISIMRDELPAERLGSATALMSASLGIGGALGLPAAALIADNFDWHVLFWTSAGMGVVALVCVLLVVPESKVRTGGRFDLVGGMGMAAGLVCLLLAVSKGADWGWGSGTTLGLFAAAVAILSAWGWWELRVEQPLVDLRTTARRQVLVTNLASVAVGFAMFAMSLVIPQLLQLPAQTGYGLGKSMLVAGLCMAPSGLVMMATAPVSAAVSRAKGPKVTLMAGVLIVAAGYGLNIVLMSEVWHFVLVACVIGAGVGFGYGSMPALIMSAVPASETAAANSLNTLMRSLGTSTASAVAGVILAQMTTDLGGYALPSENAFKVVLAVGAGAALLAFVVASFIPRQQAAAVGEPVAEGAAEPAGATAKS; this comes from the coding sequence ATGTCCGACGCACCGACCCGTCCCGCCGAGGCGGCCGGAGGCGCCGCCCCGCCGAGGTCGAACGGCGTGGTGGCGGTGCTGGCATTCGCCGGGATCGTCGTCTCGCTGATGCAGACCCTGGTCATCCCGATCGTCCCGGAGCTGCCGAGGCTCCTCGACGCGCCCGCGTCGGACACGGCCTGGGCCGTCACCGCGACCCTGCTCGCCGCCGCCGTGGCCACGCCGGTGATGGGGCGGCTCGGCGACATGTACGGCAAGCGGCGGATGCTGCTGGTCAGCGTCGTGCTGCTGGTGAGCGGCTCCGTGGTCTGCGCCCTGAGCGATGCGCTGGTCCCGATGATCGTCGGGCGGGTGCTCCAGGGCCTGGCCTCAGGCGTCATCCCCCTCGGCATCAGCATCATGCGTGACGAGCTCCCCGCCGAGCGCCTCGGCTCCGCGACCGCCCTGATGAGCGCCTCCCTCGGCATCGGCGGCGCGCTCGGTCTGCCCGCCGCCGCGCTCATCGCGGACAACTTCGACTGGCACGTCCTGTTCTGGACGTCGGCCGGCATGGGTGTCGTGGCGCTGGTGTGCGTGCTGCTGGTCGTGCCCGAGTCGAAGGTGCGCACGGGCGGGCGCTTCGACCTGGTCGGTGGCATGGGGATGGCGGCCGGCCTGGTCTGCCTGCTGCTGGCCGTCTCCAAGGGCGCCGACTGGGGCTGGGGCAGTGGTACGACGCTGGGGCTGTTCGCCGCGGCCGTGGCCATCCTGTCGGCGTGGGGCTGGTGGGAGCTGCGGGTGGAGCAGCCGCTGGTCGACCTGCGGACGACGGCCCGCCGTCAGGTGCTGGTCACCAACCTGGCCTCGGTCGCGGTCGGCTTCGCGATGTTCGCGATGAGCCTGGTCATCCCGCAGCTCCTCCAGCTCCCCGCGCAGACGGGTTATGGCCTCGGCAAGTCCATGCTCGTCGCGGGCCTGTGCATGGCACCGTCCGGCCTGGTGATGATGGCGACGGCCCCGGTGTCGGCCGCCGTCTCGCGGGCCAAGGGGCCGAAGGTCACGTTGATGGCGGGTGTGCTGATCGTCGCTGCCGGATACGGCCTCAACATCGTTCTGATGTCCGAGGTCTGGCACTTCGTTCTGGTGGCCTGCGTCATCGGCGCCGGCGTCGGCTTCGGTTACGGCTCGATGCCCGCGCTGATCATGAGCGCCGTACCCGCGTCGGAGACGGCCGCGGCGAACAGCCTCAACACGCTGATGCGTTCCCTCGGTACGTCCACGGCGAGTGCGGTCGCGGGCGTGATCCTGGCCCAGATGACGACGGACCTCGGCGGTTACGCGCTCCCGTCCGAGAACGCCTTCAAGGTGGTCCTGGCGGTGGGCGCCGGGGCGGCGCTGCTGGCATTCGTGGTGGCGTCGTTCATCCCGAGACAGCAGGCGGCCGCGGTCGGGGAGCCGGTGGCCGAGGGGGCGGCGGAGCCGGCAGGGGCGACGGCGAAGTCGTAG
- the murQ gene encoding N-acetylmuramic acid 6-phosphate etherase, which produces MTSTSNPRDLRAELETLTTEAFRPELAEIDRLPTLDIARLMNGEDASVPAAVASRLPEIAAAIDAIADRMAQGGRLVYAGAGTAGRLGVLDASECPPTFNTEPAQVVGLIAGGPEAMVTSIEGAEDSKDLARADLDALALTATDTVVGISASGRTPYAIGAVEHARTQGALTIGLSCNPDSALAAAAEHGIEIVVGPELLTGSTRLKAGTAQKLVLNMLSTITMIRLGKTYGNLMVDVRASNDKLRARSRRIVALATGADDAAIERALTEAGGEVKTAILILLGDVDGPTATRLLEDSGGHLRTALATAT; this is translated from the coding sequence ATGACCTCGACATCCAACCCCCGTGATCTCCGCGCCGAGTTGGAGACCCTGACCACCGAGGCGTTCCGTCCCGAGCTCGCCGAGATCGACCGGCTCCCCACGCTCGACATCGCCCGGCTCATGAACGGCGAAGACGCTTCCGTACCCGCCGCCGTCGCGTCGCGCCTCCCCGAGATCGCCGCCGCCATCGACGCCATCGCCGACCGGATGGCGCAGGGCGGTCGGCTCGTCTACGCCGGCGCGGGTACGGCCGGTCGCCTGGGCGTGCTGGACGCCTCCGAATGCCCGCCCACCTTCAACACCGAGCCGGCCCAGGTCGTCGGACTCATCGCGGGCGGCCCGGAAGCGATGGTCACTTCGATCGAGGGCGCCGAGGACTCCAAGGACCTGGCCCGCGCCGACCTCGACGCCCTCGCGCTCACCGCCACCGACACGGTGGTCGGCATCTCGGCCTCCGGGCGCACCCCGTACGCGATCGGCGCGGTCGAACACGCCCGCACACAGGGCGCGTTGACGATCGGCCTGTCCTGCAACCCGGACAGCGCGCTGGCGGCGGCCGCCGAGCACGGCATCGAGATCGTCGTGGGCCCGGAACTGCTGACCGGCTCGACCCGCCTGAAGGCCGGCACGGCCCAGAAGCTGGTCCTCAACATGCTCTCGACGATCACGATGATCCGCCTGGGCAAGACCTACGGGAACCTGATGGTCGACGTCCGCGCCTCCAACGACAAGCTACGGGCCCGCTCCCGCCGTATCGTCGCCCTGGCCACGGGCGCGGACGACGCCGCCATCGAGCGGGCCCTGACCGAGGCGGGGGGCGAGGTGAAGACGGCGATCCTGATCCTGCTGGGGGATGTGGACGGCCCCACGGCCACCCGCCTCCTGGAGGACTCCGGCGGCCACTTGCGCACCGCGCTGGCGACGGCTACGTGA
- a CDS encoding alpha/beta fold hydrolase, which yields MPTSAIRLVRFTGRLLLALAAVASLVVVFLGLIVLTDGAGSGLGAWLATLGVGTVLALWRGRRRTWPARLMPFLPVAVAAALTASVCIPTVPTDRRYPPALPFVATQHWSLATGSRVAVYHYPSARPGIRHPVPLVYLNGGPVRGISVLDHRFLRLLARQGYDVYAYEQAGGGRSDLLPMSRYTISRSVRDLAAFVDRLGKGKADILGFSSGGVVLTRALADPRVAARLHRAIVAEPGPMDGPTARITGHKGRESARSLAPAMTGPRSTHTPRYAAAFGLMRLGLLTPDTGLIGQAEGANAFKAADLGSDTASAYCARDAHRIPVEDTAQNFTFSPAASMRIQQTVRDSPSIAPELRRSQTPAMLMIAECSSQVRQWATAVLAHDPAIQRTQYMPGVGHHMWNGLDDNNDRAAAVITAFLQDKPAPLTNYPTRDEIPAFLRDRK from the coding sequence GTGCCCACATCCGCCATACGTCTTGTCCGCTTCACCGGACGCTTACTTCTGGCCCTGGCCGCCGTCGCGTCGCTGGTCGTCGTCTTTCTCGGACTGATCGTCCTCACGGACGGAGCAGGCTCAGGGCTCGGCGCATGGCTGGCGACCCTTGGAGTCGGGACGGTCCTCGCACTGTGGCGGGGGCGGCGCCGCACCTGGCCGGCGCGGCTCATGCCGTTCCTGCCGGTGGCTGTCGCGGCGGCGTTGACGGCGTCGGTGTGCATCCCGACCGTGCCGACGGACCGCCGATACCCGCCTGCCCTGCCGTTCGTGGCCACACAGCACTGGAGCCTGGCCACAGGCAGCCGGGTCGCGGTGTATCACTACCCGTCCGCGAGACCCGGGATCCGACACCCCGTTCCGCTCGTGTACCTCAACGGCGGACCGGTCCGCGGCATCTCGGTGCTCGACCACCGGTTCCTGAGACTCCTGGCGCGACAGGGCTACGACGTCTACGCCTACGAGCAGGCCGGCGGCGGACGAAGCGACCTGCTTCCCATGAGCCGGTACACGATCTCCAGGTCGGTCCGCGACCTCGCCGCTTTCGTCGACCGCCTGGGCAAGGGCAAGGCCGACATCCTCGGATTCTCCTCCGGTGGGGTCGTGCTCACCCGCGCCCTGGCCGACCCCCGCGTCGCCGCGCGCCTGCACCGGGCGATCGTCGCCGAGCCCGGCCCCATGGACGGCCCCACCGCGCGCATCACCGGGCACAAAGGCCGGGAATCCGCACGGAGCCTCGCGCCGGCCATGACCGGACCGCGATCGACACACACCCCCCGGTACGCCGCGGCATTCGGCCTCATGCGACTCGGGCTCCTCACCCCGGACACCGGGCTGATCGGACAGGCCGAAGGCGCCAACGCGTTCAAGGCCGCGGACCTCGGCAGCGATACCGCGTCCGCCTACTGCGCACGCGACGCCCACCGCATCCCGGTCGAGGACACGGCACAGAACTTCACCTTCAGCCCCGCCGCCAGCATGCGCATCCAGCAGACGGTCAGGGACTCACCCTCCATCGCCCCGGAGCTGAGGCGTTCCCAGACCCCCGCGATGCTGATGATCGCCGAGTGCTCCTCCCAGGTCCGTCAATGGGCGACCGCCGTCCTCGCCCACGATCCCGCCATCCAGCGCACGCAGTACATGCCCGGAGTCGGGCACCACATGTGGAACGGCCTCGACGACAACAACGACCGAGCTGCCGCCGTCATCACCGCATTCCTTCAGGACAAGCCGGCACCGCTGACGAACTACCCGACCCGCGACGAGATCCCCGCATTCCTCCGTGACCGCAAGTGA
- a CDS encoding DinB family protein, producing MTETTHNTTTATAATTTAATDERADLLEALAKQRHFLRFTTRDLTDEQAGERTTVSELCLGGLIKHVTSVEGTWAAFIQHGPSAMPDFTAMTEADFAKRADEFRMLPGETLADVLAEYEEVARRTDELVATLPDLNAAHPLPKAPWFEAEARWSARRVLLHIVAETAQHAGHADIIREGLDGAKSMG from the coding sequence ATGACTGAGACCACGCACAACACCACCACCGCCACCGCCGCCACCACCACCGCCGCCACCGACGAGCGCGCCGACCTGCTGGAAGCGCTGGCCAAGCAGCGGCACTTCCTGCGCTTCACCACCCGCGACCTCACCGACGAGCAGGCCGGCGAGCGAACCACCGTCAGCGAACTCTGTCTCGGTGGCCTGATCAAACACGTCACGTCGGTGGAAGGCACCTGGGCGGCCTTCATCCAGCACGGCCCGTCGGCGATGCCCGACTTCACCGCCATGACCGAGGCGGACTTCGCCAAGCGGGCCGACGAGTTCCGGATGCTGCCCGGCGAGACGCTGGCCGACGTGCTGGCGGAGTACGAGGAAGTGGCCCGCCGGACCGACGAGTTGGTCGCCACGCTGCCCGACCTGAACGCCGCACACCCGCTGCCCAAGGCACCGTGGTTCGAAGCCGAGGCTCGATGGTCGGCCCGCAGGGTGCTGCTGCACATCGTCGCCGAGACCGCCCAGCACGCGGGCCACGCCGACATCATCCGCGAGGGCCTGGACGGCGCGAAGAGCATGGGCTGA
- a CDS encoding TetR/AcrR family transcriptional regulator — protein sequence MGRPRTNDDAVRERLVVCATEMLATRPRESVTVRAVAAAAETSTTAVYSLFGGKDGLIGAVRDRAVAGLFQEVSAVPASADPLADLYALAVAYRRWGRGHSHLYAVLFGGVQSFDPSGQVGDSDPIRPLLDAIDRALTASVFAGEATSIALSIWGTMHGLVALELAGALDTATAEAAFRSTIHATLRGWTTPAVFRSLRHTEPAP from the coding sequence GTGGGTAGGCCGAGAACGAACGACGACGCCGTCAGAGAACGGCTTGTGGTGTGCGCGACCGAGATGCTCGCCACCCGTCCGCGGGAGTCGGTCACGGTCCGTGCCGTGGCCGCTGCCGCCGAGACGTCGACGACGGCGGTGTACTCCCTGTTCGGCGGCAAGGACGGACTGATCGGTGCGGTGCGTGACAGGGCCGTCGCCGGCCTGTTCCAGGAGGTGTCGGCGGTGCCGGCCTCCGCGGACCCCCTCGCCGACCTCTACGCGCTGGCTGTCGCATACCGTCGCTGGGGGCGCGGCCACAGCCACCTGTACGCCGTGCTGTTCGGCGGTGTGCAATCCTTCGACCCGTCGGGCCAGGTCGGCGACAGCGACCCCATCCGCCCGCTCCTCGATGCCATCGATCGCGCCTTGACGGCGTCCGTCTTCGCCGGCGAAGCAACGTCGATCGCCCTGTCGATCTGGGGAACCATGCACGGGCTCGTGGCTCTCGAGCTGGCCGGGGCCCTCGACACCGCCACGGCCGAGGCCGCGTTCCGGTCGACGATCCACGCCACGTTGCGCGGCTGGACGACCCCCGCGGTGTTCCGCAGCCTCCGGCACACCGAACCCGCCCCGTGA
- a CDS encoding aldo/keto reductase yields MTASTTFRIGGDLEVRRLGFGAMHLRPETAEARAACVAVARRAVELGVTLIDTAHMYGWGANEDLLAEALHPYPADVLIATKVGIRRTTSGEGWRHAGEPADLRAQVDEALRRLRLDRIELLQLHRLDPAVPLPDQLGALRDLREEGKVGRIGLSEVTAAELAEARTVVDIASVQNRYNLLDREHEPVLKACESAGIAFLPWRPAAAGQSGARSEIAAVAKELDATPTQVALAWLLTHSPAILPIPGTTSIAHLEENLGADAVHLTQDQYDRLNRASQEA; encoded by the coding sequence ATGACGGCATCGACGACGTTCCGCATCGGCGGCGATCTGGAAGTACGGCGACTCGGATTCGGGGCGATGCACCTGCGGCCGGAGACCGCCGAGGCCCGCGCCGCCTGTGTCGCGGTCGCCCGGCGGGCCGTCGAACTGGGCGTCACACTCATCGACACGGCGCACATGTACGGCTGGGGAGCGAACGAGGATCTGCTGGCCGAGGCCCTGCACCCGTACCCCGCCGATGTCCTGATCGCCACGAAGGTGGGCATCCGCCGGACCACGTCCGGCGAGGGCTGGCGGCACGCGGGCGAGCCGGCCGACCTCCGCGCCCAGGTCGACGAGGCCCTGCGCCGCCTCCGCCTCGACCGCATCGAGCTGCTCCAACTCCACCGCCTCGACCCGGCCGTACCGCTCCCCGACCAGCTCGGCGCCCTGCGCGACCTGCGCGAAGAGGGCAAGGTGGGCCGGATCGGCCTGTCCGAGGTCACGGCCGCCGAACTCGCGGAGGCCCGGACCGTCGTCGACATCGCGAGCGTCCAGAACCGCTACAACCTCCTCGACCGCGAGCACGAACCCGTACTCAAGGCCTGCGAGTCGGCGGGCATAGCGTTCCTGCCGTGGCGGCCGGCGGCGGCCGGACAGTCGGGGGCGAGGTCGGAGATCGCCGCGGTGGCGAAGGAACTCGACGCGACCCCGACGCAGGTCGCCCTGGCCTGGCTCCTCACCCACTCCCCGGCGATCCTCCCGATCCCGGGTACGACGAGCATCGCGCACCTGGAGGAGAACCTCGGGGCGGACGCCGTGCACCTCACGCAGGACCAGTACGACCGCCTGAACCGCGCCTCGCAGGAGGCCTAA